One genomic window of Streptomyces sp. NBC_01276 includes the following:
- a CDS encoding helix-turn-helix domain-containing protein produces MSRPEPTPEALEVGRAIRECRTARRVSMAALATRSGLSQPFLSQLERGLATPSLSSIYRIAEALDVTPGTFLRPPERPGVVSHESDPQVIRVSEAAGQVARVLIPGGRSGLMEAYEHHFEPGRGERGWFAHPGEDFLYVLEGEVLLEVEGEEPLLLRAGRSAHHRGDLPHRCSLPEGGSAARTLLVIANA; encoded by the coding sequence GTGTCTCGACCCGAACCCACACCCGAAGCGCTGGAGGTCGGCCGGGCGATCCGCGAGTGCCGCACCGCGCGCCGCGTGTCCATGGCCGCGCTCGCCACCCGCTCGGGCCTCTCCCAGCCCTTCCTCAGCCAGCTGGAACGCGGACTGGCCACCCCCAGCCTGAGCTCGATCTACCGCATCGCCGAGGCGCTCGACGTCACGCCCGGTACCTTCCTGCGCCCCCCGGAGCGCCCCGGAGTCGTCAGCCACGAGAGCGACCCGCAGGTGATCCGGGTGAGCGAGGCCGCCGGACAGGTGGCGCGGGTGCTCATCCCGGGCGGACGCAGCGGCCTGATGGAGGCCTACGAGCACCACTTCGAGCCCGGCCGGGGCGAGCGCGGCTGGTTCGCGCACCCCGGCGAGGACTTCCTCTACGTACTGGAGGGCGAGGTCCTGCTCGAAGTCGAGGGCGAGGAGCCCTTGTTGCTGCGAGCGGGCCGGAGCGCCCACCACCGGGGCGACCTGCCGCACCGCTGCTCGCTGCCGGAGGGCGGCTCGGCGGCCCGCACCCTGCTGGTCATCGCGAACGCGTAG
- a CDS encoding GNAT family N-acetyltransferase: protein MDVRRREPRDLGACARVLAEVHRSDGYPVDWPERPERWLSPPALLDAWVAGHDGTTAGHVALSRSRPDDAAPALWCRRSGAPVEAVAVVGRLFVAPAARGLGAGALLLGRAVREARARGLRPVLDVLASDTAAVALYDRLGWSPLGSVEQHWGPGRTVTVRCYAAPA, encoded by the coding sequence ATGGACGTCCGGCGCCGTGAACCCCGTGACCTCGGCGCGTGCGCACGCGTGCTAGCCGAGGTCCACCGCAGCGACGGCTATCCCGTGGACTGGCCGGAGCGGCCCGAGCGGTGGCTGTCACCGCCGGCGCTCCTCGACGCCTGGGTGGCCGGGCACGACGGGACGACGGCCGGTCATGTGGCGCTCTCCCGCAGCCGGCCGGACGATGCCGCGCCCGCGCTGTGGTGCCGGCGGTCCGGCGCACCCGTGGAGGCAGTGGCCGTGGTCGGCCGGCTCTTCGTCGCCCCGGCCGCGCGGGGTCTGGGGGCCGGCGCCCTGCTGTTGGGGCGGGCCGTGCGCGAGGCGCGGGCGCGCGGACTGCGTCCCGTGCTCGACGTACTGGCCTCCGACACGGCGGCCGTCGCCCTCTACGACCGCCTCGGCTGGAGCCCGCTGGGAAGCGTCGAGCAGCACTGGGGCCCCGGGCGCACGGTGACCGTGCGGTGCTACGCCGCCCCCGCGTGA
- a CDS encoding serine hydrolase, which yields MKAETVTERTDPEGVPGALRAAEGDGVTEPGALRETPDGTPADPAGATDTDTDTDTRADADADAEEAGTGPTSDSAAPRTEGADPSQETSGRRPERDGVDGGDAAAAKSDGASAEGDPAEGKPSATGRPAPSWARTGTKESAPAPRGGSASDDEANPATTAAEGAPEDRQSEGPGTADPQHPDAKTAPARDADGDTDADAAPAMSDPEDQEPTGSRDPDATAATAPQGDGPADPRSPAASTAGAPDDAKDTSATPTRPEHGDSDSDSDSDSDSDSDSDSDSDSDSDTNEPADQPAEKPAAGKSTPPGNVDSAADSAEEASARPARDTEDDGPEAPEGDGPSTADGPRKPAAAGATAAAAAPAAPGAAGGPRTKGDGTGVAPARRADGDEESDAERTSRFVALKELDGGAAPAPEAVEPPRPQPPAWPEVTREAPLPPLELLAELTNTAPPPETPRRTLTRRVKVWTPLVLLLGAVAVAAQLVRPLPAPMLAGGESSYTLEGTTTIPWPAKGQGAVRLPGSGDVATFGEQKPMPTASVAKVMTAYVILKGHPLRKNDAGPRIEVDAAAAAEGNALDQSRIKGLTAGTKYSQLDMLKMLMIPSGNNIARLLARWDTGSTTTDAFVAKMNAAAKELGMKDTTYTDPSGLDAATVSTAADQLKLAEAAMKDEVFRAVVALPQETIPGLSEPLLNNNASLLLDRDLSVKGIKTGSSTPAGGTLMWAAYKTVGTQTQLILGTMMDQHVDGPDPEARRSLELVKENSGKVIGAVRAALAEAPAVRKGQTVGYVDDGLGGRTPLVATKDLSVIGVPGQRLKLSLGAGGKSLPHEAKAGTEVGVLTVGDGEGARSVPVAVGKDLAEPSFGTRVTRLS from the coding sequence ATGAAGGCGGAGACGGTGACGGAGCGGACGGACCCGGAGGGCGTGCCGGGTGCCCTGCGGGCGGCTGAGGGGGACGGTGTGACCGAACCCGGCGCCCTTCGGGAAACTCCGGACGGAACCCCGGCGGACCCCGCCGGGGCCACCGATACCGATACCGATACCGATACCCGTGCGGATGCGGATGCGGATGCGGAGGAGGCCGGTACCGGCCCCACCTCCGACTCCGCCGCGCCGCGGACAGAGGGAGCCGACCCGTCGCAGGAGACCTCCGGGCGACGTCCGGAGCGGGACGGCGTCGACGGCGGAGACGCGGCAGCCGCGAAGTCCGACGGGGCCTCTGCCGAGGGCGACCCCGCCGAAGGGAAGCCCTCCGCCACCGGGAGGCCGGCCCCTTCCTGGGCCAGGACCGGGACGAAGGAATCCGCTCCCGCCCCGCGTGGGGGTTCGGCGTCGGATGACGAGGCGAACCCCGCGACGACCGCCGCCGAAGGCGCCCCCGAGGACCGGCAGTCCGAGGGGCCCGGCACGGCGGACCCCCAGCACCCGGACGCGAAGACGGCCCCCGCACGGGACGCCGACGGCGACACCGATGCCGACGCCGCGCCCGCCATGAGCGACCCCGAGGACCAGGAGCCCACCGGGTCCCGGGACCCGGACGCCACGGCCGCCACCGCCCCGCAGGGCGACGGCCCGGCCGATCCGCGGTCCCCGGCAGCGTCGACGGCCGGGGCCCCCGACGACGCGAAGGACACCTCGGCCACCCCCACCCGACCGGAACACGGCGACAGCGACAGCGACAGCGACAGCGACAGCGACAGCGACAGCGACAGCGACAGCGACAGCGACAGCGACAGCGACACAAACGAGCCCGCGGACCAGCCGGCGGAGAAGCCCGCCGCCGGGAAGTCCACCCCGCCCGGCAACGTGGACTCCGCGGCGGACTCCGCCGAGGAAGCCTCCGCCCGCCCCGCGCGGGACACGGAGGACGACGGCCCGGAGGCACCCGAGGGCGACGGTCCCAGCACGGCCGACGGGCCGCGGAAGCCGGCCGCGGCAGGCGCCACCGCAGCCGCCGCCGCCCCCGCCGCGCCCGGTGCCGCCGGCGGACCCCGGACGAAGGGCGACGGGACCGGCGTCGCTCCCGCCCGCCGGGCCGACGGTGACGAGGAGAGCGACGCCGAGCGGACCAGTCGGTTCGTCGCGCTCAAGGAGCTCGACGGCGGGGCGGCGCCCGCGCCCGAGGCCGTCGAGCCGCCCCGGCCGCAGCCCCCCGCCTGGCCGGAGGTGACGCGGGAGGCGCCGCTGCCCCCGCTCGAACTGCTGGCCGAGCTGACCAACACCGCTCCCCCGCCGGAGACCCCCCGCCGCACCCTCACCCGCCGGGTCAAGGTGTGGACGCCGCTCGTGCTGCTGCTGGGCGCCGTCGCCGTCGCCGCGCAGCTGGTGCGCCCGCTGCCCGCCCCGATGCTGGCGGGCGGCGAGTCCTCGTACACCCTGGAGGGAACCACCACGATCCCGTGGCCGGCCAAGGGCCAGGGTGCCGTCCGGCTGCCCGGCTCCGGTGACGTCGCCACCTTCGGCGAGCAGAAGCCGATGCCGACGGCCAGCGTGGCGAAGGTGATGACGGCGTACGTGATCCTCAAGGGCCACCCCCTGCGCAAGAACGACGCCGGCCCCCGTATCGAGGTGGACGCGGCGGCCGCGGCCGAAGGAAACGCCCTGGACCAGTCCCGCATCAAGGGGCTCACGGCCGGGACGAAGTACAGCCAGCTGGACATGCTCAAGATGCTGATGATCCCGTCGGGCAACAACATCGCCCGCCTGCTGGCCCGTTGGGACACCGGCTCCACCACCACGGACGCCTTCGTCGCGAAGATGAACGCCGCCGCGAAGGAGCTCGGGATGAAGGACACCACGTACACGGATCCCAGCGGCCTGGACGCCGCCACCGTCAGTACCGCCGCCGACCAGCTGAAGCTCGCCGAGGCGGCGATGAAGGACGAGGTGTTCCGCGCGGTGGTCGCCCTGCCGCAGGAAACCATCCCGGGTCTGTCCGAGCCGCTCCTCAACAACAACGCCAGCCTGCTCCTCGACCGCGACCTGAGCGTCAAGGGCATCAAGACCGGTTCGAGCACCCCCGCAGGCGGCACCCTGATGTGGGCCGCGTACAAGACGGTCGGGACGCAGACCCAACTGATCCTCGGCACCATGATGGACCAGCACGTGGACGGGCCGGACCCGGAGGCCCGGCGGAGCCTGGAGCTGGTGAAGGAGAACAGCGGCAAGGTCATCGGGGCCGTCCGCGCCGCGCTCGCCGAGGCCCCCGCCGTGCGCAAGGGGCAGACGGTGGGCTACGTCGACGACGGGCTCGGCGGCCGCACCCCGCTGGTGGCCACGAAGGACCTCTCCGTGATCGGCGTACCGGGGCAGCGACTGAAGCTCTCGCTCGGCGCGGGCGGCAAGTCCCTGCCGCACGAGGCGAAGGCGGGCACCGAGGTCGGTGTGCTGACGGTCGGCGACGGGGAGGGCGCGAGGAGCGTCCCGGTGGCCGTGGGCAAGGACCTGGCGGAGCCGTCGTTCGGCACGCGGGTGACCCGGCTGTCCTGA
- a CDS encoding GntR family transcriptional regulator, whose amino-acid sequence MEFRVDRRSGVATYLQLVTQVKQALRLGVLEPGDRLPTAREVVAATAINPNTVLKAYRELEREGLVEPRPGAGTFVRRSLSRPEAAADSPLRTALAAWMVRAREAGLDREDITALITAAVEDSFNNSGPRPGPSREDTA is encoded by the coding sequence ATGGAGTTCCGGGTCGACCGGCGCAGCGGCGTCGCCACCTACCTGCAGCTCGTGACCCAGGTGAAGCAGGCGCTGCGCCTGGGCGTGCTGGAACCGGGGGACCGGCTGCCGACAGCCCGTGAAGTGGTCGCGGCCACCGCGATCAATCCCAACACCGTCCTCAAGGCGTACCGGGAGCTGGAGCGCGAAGGGCTCGTGGAGCCCCGTCCCGGCGCGGGCACCTTCGTACGCCGGTCCCTGTCCCGCCCCGAGGCGGCGGCGGACTCCCCGCTGCGCACCGCCCTGGCCGCCTGGATGGTCCGGGCGCGCGAGGCGGGCCTGGACCGGGAGGACATCACGGCGCTCATCACGGCCGCCGTGGAGGACAGCTTCAACAACTCCGGGCCCCGGCCCGGACCGTCGAGAGAGGACACGGCGTGA
- a CDS encoding ABC transporter ATP-binding protein, with the protein MSDPTHAPALRATRLGRAYGGRPALHACDVELPAGHITALVGPNGAGKSTLLQLGAGLLRPDSGRIHVFGHAPGTAVARHRTAFLAQEKPLHARFTVADTLRLGRMLNPGRWDQAVAERLVRSGDIPLNARVGALSGGNRTRVALALVLGKRADLLLLDEPLADLDPLARHEVMSLLMAEAAERGTTIVMSSHVLAELDEVCDRVLLLKGGVPRLSGDIQELCDGHAWLTGRADPMEKDGLPRAFDRGAVVHSAVSGRQVTALVRTAPGAPLPAGTDERWIVETPSLETLLLAHLRGAATPATPVTTAPTTEEAAA; encoded by the coding sequence GTGAGCGATCCGACCCACGCGCCGGCACTACGGGCAACCCGGCTCGGACGGGCGTACGGAGGCCGGCCGGCCCTGCACGCGTGCGACGTCGAACTGCCCGCCGGGCACATCACCGCACTCGTCGGCCCCAACGGGGCCGGCAAGAGCACCCTGCTCCAGCTCGGTGCCGGGCTGCTCCGCCCCGACAGCGGGCGGATACACGTCTTCGGCCACGCCCCCGGCACCGCCGTGGCCCGCCACCGCACCGCGTTCCTCGCGCAGGAGAAGCCGCTGCACGCCCGCTTCACCGTCGCCGACACCCTGCGCCTGGGCCGCATGCTGAACCCGGGCCGCTGGGACCAGGCCGTCGCCGAACGCCTCGTACGCTCCGGGGACATCCCCCTGAACGCCCGCGTCGGCGCCCTGTCCGGCGGCAACCGCACCAGGGTCGCCCTGGCCCTGGTCCTCGGCAAGCGCGCCGATCTGCTCCTGCTGGACGAGCCGCTCGCCGACCTCGACCCGCTCGCCCGTCACGAGGTGATGTCCCTGCTCATGGCCGAGGCCGCCGAGCGGGGCACGACCATCGTGATGTCCTCGCACGTCCTGGCCGAACTGGACGAGGTCTGCGACCGCGTGCTCCTCCTCAAGGGCGGCGTCCCCCGCCTGTCGGGTGACATCCAGGAGCTCTGCGACGGGCACGCCTGGCTCACCGGGCGCGCCGACCCGATGGAGAAGGACGGACTGCCACGTGCCTTCGACCGCGGCGCGGTCGTGCATTCCGCCGTCAGCGGCCGTCAGGTCACCGCCCTCGTCCGTACGGCGCCCGGCGCCCCGCTGCCCGCGGGGACCGATGAGCGCTGGATCGTCGAAACCCCCTCCCTGGAAACCCTGTTGCTCGCACACCTCCGCGGCGCCGCGACCCCCGCGACCCCCGTGACCACCGCCCCGACCACCGAGGAGGCCGCCGCGTGA
- a CDS encoding ABC transporter permease, with protein MKGVLWLAWRQQRPMILAGAAVLVACAAWVVYRRSEMMSLIDATGWVPCPGWNGGCESPATFQIMDGNSTGIRALGTLGLALPALIGVFWGAPLIGRELETGTIKPALTQGVGPRRWFAARFGLAALFTLLASTVIAALVAWWWAPIANTLDGPYWHDPSIYNATGPASVACALFALTVGTLAGLLVRRVLPAMGAALLAIGTVMAFVTYFRRSWIDPETRITPGMTPKRPVGSAWSTGEFGYLTPDGREHSIWNVCQTSGEELRQCMAEHDFVARYHKVYPSGDFWTFQWIDTALYAGAAALLLALTVALLRRRLA; from the coding sequence GTGAAGGGCGTCCTCTGGCTGGCCTGGCGCCAGCAGCGGCCGATGATCCTGGCGGGCGCCGCCGTGCTGGTCGCCTGCGCGGCCTGGGTGGTCTACCGGCGCTCCGAGATGATGTCGCTGATCGACGCCACCGGATGGGTGCCCTGTCCGGGCTGGAACGGCGGCTGCGAGAGCCCCGCCACCTTCCAGATCATGGACGGCAACTCCACCGGGATCCGCGCGCTCGGCACCCTCGGGCTCGCACTGCCCGCCCTCATCGGCGTGTTCTGGGGCGCTCCGCTCATCGGCCGGGAGCTGGAGACCGGCACGATCAAGCCGGCCCTCACCCAAGGGGTCGGCCCGCGCCGCTGGTTCGCCGCCCGCTTCGGTCTCGCGGCGCTCTTCACCCTGCTCGCCTCGACGGTCATCGCGGCCCTCGTCGCCTGGTGGTGGGCCCCCATCGCCAACACCCTCGACGGGCCGTACTGGCACGACCCCTCCATCTACAACGCCACCGGCCCGGCCTCCGTGGCCTGCGCCCTCTTCGCGCTCACCGTCGGCACCCTCGCGGGACTGCTGGTGCGCCGGGTACTGCCCGCCATGGGCGCGGCCCTGCTGGCGATCGGCACGGTCATGGCGTTCGTGACCTACTTCCGCCGCAGCTGGATCGACCCCGAGACCCGGATCACCCCGGGCATGACGCCCAAGCGGCCCGTCGGAAGCGCCTGGTCCACCGGGGAGTTCGGCTACCTGACGCCCGACGGGCGCGAGCACTCCATCTGGAACGTCTGCCAGACCTCGGGGGAGGAACTGCGGCAGTGCATGGCCGAGCACGACTTCGTCGCCCGGTACCACAAGGTCTACCCCAGCGGCGACTTCTGGACGTTCCAGTGGATCGACACGGCCCTCTACGCGGGCGCCGCCGCCCTGCTCCTCGCGCTCACCGTCGCCCTGCTGCGCCGCCGCCTCGCCTGA
- a CDS encoding class I SAM-dependent methyltransferase, whose protein sequence is MATKKNLTADRASVGHKVRYALSNPTRIAPYVRRAARDSWLRFKHPDHVGYYRAVMASDTGRNPEAAVGSQTHDRWLALGKMQFDYLLEHGLAPRHRMLDIGCGNLRAGWRFIDHLETGHYYGIDISPDILIAAKRTLTDRGLQAKLPHLTITQDLTLDFLPDRHFDVVHAHSVFSHSPLSIIDECLAHVERVLAPGGRFDFTFDRTEGAEHQVLREDFYYRTQTLVDLAAGHGLKARFMDDWEKLGHGQSKIRVTAA, encoded by the coding sequence ATGGCAACGAAGAAGAACCTCACCGCCGACCGCGCGAGCGTCGGCCACAAGGTCCGTTACGCGCTGAGCAACCCGACCCGCATCGCGCCGTACGTCAGGCGTGCCGCGCGCGACAGCTGGCTGCGCTTCAAGCACCCCGACCACGTGGGCTACTACCGGGCGGTCATGGCCTCCGACACCGGTCGCAACCCGGAGGCCGCGGTCGGCAGCCAGACCCACGACCGCTGGCTGGCCCTCGGGAAGATGCAGTTCGACTACCTCCTGGAGCACGGGCTCGCCCCGCGCCACCGGATGCTCGACATCGGGTGCGGGAACCTGCGGGCGGGCTGGCGCTTCATCGACCACCTGGAAACGGGCCACTACTACGGCATAGACATCTCGCCCGACATCCTCATCGCCGCCAAGCGCACGCTGACGGACCGGGGACTTCAGGCCAAGTTGCCGCACCTGACCATCACCCAGGACCTGACCCTCGACTTCCTGCCCGACCGCCACTTCGACGTGGTGCACGCGCACAGCGTGTTCTCCCACTCGCCGCTGTCGATCATCGACGAGTGCCTCGCCCACGTGGAACGGGTCCTGGCGCCGGGCGGCCGGTTCGACTTCACCTTCGACCGTACCGAGGGCGCCGAGCACCAGGTCCTGCGCGAGGACTTCTACTACCGCACCCAGACCCTCGTCGACCTGGCCGCCGGGCACGGCCTCAAGGCCCGGTTCATGGACGACTGGGAGAAGCTCGGCCACGGCCAGTCCAAGATCCGCGTCACCGCCGCCTGA
- a CDS encoding TIM-barrel domain-containing protein, whose translation MSVIDPPPQPRRPARPARRSPLAAVLAAALAIAGLAAAGPATARAAAAPAPAAPVSTAGSVTGLAQAGGTFTVSTTSGAKARVVVARADIFRLWLSPDGSFSDDPAGSDLAPTTDFGPVAATSTDAGTYYRITTGGLSIHVNKSPLRFSVFRADDSTPVWEETQPTSWGGGHTTQYLARGADEQFYGTGLRLGEWALRGKTVPVAVDNKWRENDNASPAPFYMSTNRYGVMRNTWAPGSYAFDAPTTLTHDENRFDAWYFTGDSLKSVLDAYTDVSGKPFLAPAWGFELGNADCFNASNPDYQGDHNRLRHQTTADVAGYAADARAADMPSGWFLPNDGYGCGYTAPLKSTVDALKAKGFQTGLWTSTGLGSIADEVGTAGSRGVKTDVAWIGGGYKYAFNGVQQAVDGIEKNSDARRYVWTVDGWAGTQRNAVVWTGDTSGTWDAMRWHVPAIAGAGLSALNYASGDVDGIFGGSPKTYVRDLQWKAFTPAFMTMSGWGAVNPSAGYQDKQPWRFAEPYLSVNRKYLQLKMRLMPYLYTMSRAAHDTGVPSTRAMVLEYPDDPVARGNLTSGQFMAGDSFLVAPVVSDTSVRDGIYLPAGTWTDYWTGRTYAGPGWLNGYQAPLDTLPLFVKGGAVVPMWPQMNHTGEKPVSTLTYDVHPRGNSTFSLYEDDGRTRAFESGAYARQRVDVTAPTTGSGTVTVSVGAPAGSYAGQPASRGYEFTLHVASAPAALTVDGSALSRLGSKAAYDSAATGWFFDPADRSGVLWVKTGTKSGAFTVTATGTAVPAADPVPAGSAPIPQTAWSLVSADSQETAAENGAARNAFDGDPSTIWHTAWSSGKPAALPHEIRLDLGARYTVDSLGYLPRQDGGVNGRIGGYEVYVSDTTADWGTPAAAGTLADTPAAKTVPLAPRTGRYLRLRALTEAGGRGPWTSAAELTLTGRPTPFPADATLVNSASTSCLDLPHSATAPGTRPTLYTCHGGPNQRWTLQPDGRLTGLAGVCLDGTDPAAVTVQTCAGTPGQSWQPGPDGSLRTGGQCLTPAGSGTADGTALTRAACAGTPAQRWTLTP comes from the coding sequence ATGAGTGTCATCGACCCGCCACCCCAGCCCCGCCGCCCCGCCCGCCCCGCCCGCAGGTCCCCGCTCGCGGCCGTGCTCGCCGCGGCCCTCGCGATCGCCGGACTCGCCGCCGCCGGTCCCGCCACCGCCCGCGCCGCGGCCGCACCGGCGCCCGCCGCCCCGGTGTCCACGGCCGGTTCCGTCACCGGCCTCGCGCAGGCGGGCGGCACCTTCACCGTCAGCACCACCAGCGGCGCGAAGGCCCGCGTGGTCGTCGCCCGCGCCGACATCTTCCGGCTCTGGCTGTCCCCCGACGGCTCCTTCTCCGACGACCCGGCCGGCTCCGACCTCGCTCCCACCACCGACTTCGGCCCCGTCGCCGCGACCTCCACCGACGCGGGCACGTACTACCGGATCACCACCGGCGGCCTGTCCATCCACGTCAACAAATCGCCCCTGCGCTTCTCCGTCTTCCGCGCCGACGACTCCACGCCCGTCTGGGAGGAGACCCAGCCCACCAGCTGGGGCGGCGGCCACACGACCCAGTACCTGGCCCGCGGCGCCGACGAGCAGTTCTACGGCACCGGGCTGCGCCTCGGCGAGTGGGCACTGCGCGGCAAGACCGTCCCGGTCGCCGTCGACAACAAGTGGCGCGAGAACGACAACGCCAGCCCCGCCCCCTTCTACATGTCCACCAACCGCTACGGCGTCATGCGCAACACCTGGGCCCCGGGCTCGTACGCCTTCGACGCCCCCACCACCCTGACCCACGACGAGAACCGCTTCGACGCCTGGTACTTCACCGGCGACTCCCTCAAGTCGGTCCTCGACGCGTACACCGACGTGAGCGGCAAACCCTTCCTGGCCCCGGCCTGGGGCTTCGAGCTCGGCAACGCCGACTGCTTCAACGCCTCGAACCCGGACTACCAGGGCGACCACAACCGCCTCCGCCACCAGACGACCGCCGACGTGGCCGGCTATGCCGCCGACGCCCGCGCGGCCGACATGCCGTCGGGCTGGTTCCTGCCCAACGACGGCTACGGCTGCGGTTATACGGCCCCCCTGAAGTCCACCGTCGACGCCCTGAAGGCGAAGGGCTTCCAGACCGGCCTGTGGACCTCCACCGGCCTGGGCTCCATCGCCGACGAGGTGGGCACGGCCGGCAGCCGGGGCGTCAAGACCGACGTGGCCTGGATCGGCGGCGGCTACAAGTACGCCTTCAACGGAGTCCAGCAGGCCGTCGACGGCATCGAGAAGAACTCCGACGCCCGCCGCTACGTGTGGACCGTCGACGGCTGGGCCGGTACCCAGCGCAACGCCGTCGTCTGGACCGGTGACACCAGCGGCACCTGGGACGCCATGCGCTGGCACGTCCCCGCCATCGCCGGAGCGGGCCTGTCCGCCCTCAACTACGCCTCCGGCGACGTCGACGGCATCTTCGGCGGCAGCCCCAAGACCTACGTCCGCGACCTGCAGTGGAAGGCCTTCACCCCCGCCTTCATGACCATGTCGGGCTGGGGCGCCGTCAACCCGTCGGCCGGCTACCAGGACAAGCAGCCCTGGCGCTTCGCCGAGCCGTACCTGTCCGTCAACCGCAAGTACCTCCAGCTCAAGATGCGGCTGATGCCCTACCTCTACACGATGAGCCGGGCCGCCCACGACACCGGCGTCCCCAGCACGCGCGCCATGGTCCTGGAGTACCCCGACGACCCGGTCGCCCGCGGGAACCTCACCAGCGGCCAGTTCATGGCCGGGGACTCCTTCCTCGTCGCCCCCGTCGTCTCCGACACCTCCGTCCGCGACGGCATCTACCTGCCCGCAGGGACCTGGACCGACTACTGGACCGGCAGGACGTACGCCGGACCGGGCTGGCTGAACGGCTACCAGGCCCCCCTCGACACGCTCCCGCTGTTCGTCAAGGGCGGCGCCGTCGTCCCGATGTGGCCGCAGATGAACCACACGGGGGAGAAGCCCGTCTCCACCCTCACCTACGACGTCCACCCGCGCGGGAACTCCACCTTCAGCCTCTACGAGGACGACGGCCGCACCCGTGCGTTCGAGTCCGGCGCCTACGCCCGCCAGCGCGTGGACGTCACCGCGCCCACCACCGGCTCCGGCACGGTCACCGTCTCCGTCGGCGCGCCCGCCGGCTCCTACGCCGGACAACCGGCCTCGCGGGGCTACGAGTTCACCCTCCACGTGGCCTCCGCCCCCGCGGCGCTCACCGTGGACGGGAGCGCACTGTCCCGCCTCGGGTCGAAGGCCGCCTACGACTCGGCCGCCACCGGCTGGTTCTTCGACCCCGCCGACCGCTCCGGGGTCCTGTGGGTCAAGACGGGCACGAAGAGCGGCGCGTTCACCGTGACCGCCACCGGTACCGCCGTCCCCGCGGCCGACCCGGTCCCCGCCGGCTCCGCGCCGATCCCGCAGACGGCCTGGAGCCTGGTCTCCGCCGACAGCCAGGAGACCGCCGCCGAGAACGGCGCGGCCCGCAACGCCTTCGACGGCGACCCGTCCACGATCTGGCACACGGCCTGGTCCTCCGGCAAGCCGGCGGCCCTCCCGCACGAGATCCGCCTCGACCTCGGTGCCCGGTACACCGTCGACTCCCTCGGCTACCTCCCGCGGCAGGACGGCGGGGTCAACGGCCGGATCGGCGGGTACGAGGTCTACGTCTCCGACACCACCGCCGACTGGGGCACCCCGGCCGCCGCCGGCACGTTGGCGGACACCCCGGCCGCCAAAACCGTCCCCCTCGCCCCCAGGACGGGCCGCTACCTGCGCCTGCGGGCCCTGACCGAAGCGGGCGGGCGCGGCCCGTGGACCAGCGCCGCCGAACTCACCCTCACCGGCCGGCCGACGCCCTTCCCCGCTGACGCCACCCTCGTCAACTCCGCCTCCACGAGCTGTCTGGACCTCCCGCACAGCGCCACCGCCCCCGGGACACGGCCCACCCTGTACACCTGCCACGGCGGTCCGAACCAGCGCTGGACCCTCCAGCCGGACGGCCGCCTCACCGGCCTCGCCGGGGTCTGCCTCGACGGCACCGACCCCGCCGCGGTCACCGTCCAGACCTGCGCCGGCACGCCCGGCCAGAGCTGGCAGCCCGGCCCGGACGGCAGTCTCCGTACGGGCGGCCAGTGCCTGACCCCGGCCGGATCCGGCACCGCCGACGGCACCGCCCTCACCCGCGCCGCCTGCGCCGGCACCCCCGCCCAGCGCTGGACCCTCACGCCGTGA